The Streptomyces sp. CC0208 genome window below encodes:
- a CDS encoding DUF6104 family protein — protein sequence MYFTDRGIEELEKRRGEEEVTFEWLAEQLRTFVDLNPDFEVPVERLATWLARLDDEDDE from the coding sequence ATGTACTTCACGGACCGTGGCATCGAGGAATTGGAGAAGCGGCGCGGCGAGGAGGAAGTCACCTTCGAGTGGCTCGCCGAGCAGCTGCGGACGTTCGTGGACCTCAACCCCGACTTCGAGGTGCCGGTGGAGCGGCTGGCCACGTGGCTGGCTCGGTTGGACGACGAGGACGACGAGTAG
- a CDS encoding DUF4097 family beta strand repeat-containing protein: MSEWSVTEPRKLTFDEPVRELHVRIVNGTVNVVGTDEGSARLEVSEIEGPPLVVTQEGGTLTVAYEDLPWKGFLKWLDRKGWRRSAVVSLAVPADTRVEVGVVSAAAVVSGVRGPSVVKGVNGDTTLVGLSGSVRADTVSGNLEAQAVTGDLRFNSVSGDLTVVEGSGPSVRADSVSGSMIVDLDPEGPTDVRLTSVSGEIAIRLPQPADAEVEANTASGTISNAFEGLRVRGQWGAHKVTGRLGAGTGKLRATTVSGSIALLGRPPREDEEEPWETDPFVKDGDTGAGSADTTDPVDGGHGTPGDNSLSGQAEAPAPADDPTDARANDPTRGPADGTTDKKVL, translated from the coding sequence ATGTCCGAGTGGTCCGTCACGGAGCCCAGGAAGCTCACCTTCGACGAGCCCGTACGCGAACTCCACGTACGCATCGTCAACGGAACGGTGAACGTGGTGGGCACGGACGAAGGTTCCGCCCGCCTGGAGGTGTCCGAGATCGAGGGACCGCCTCTGGTCGTCACCCAGGAGGGCGGGACCCTCACGGTGGCCTACGAGGACCTGCCCTGGAAGGGCTTCCTCAAGTGGCTCGACCGCAAGGGCTGGCGGCGCAGCGCGGTCGTCTCGCTGGCCGTGCCGGCCGACACCCGCGTCGAGGTGGGCGTGGTGAGCGCCGCCGCCGTCGTGTCGGGGGTGCGCGGCCCCTCGGTGGTGAAGGGGGTCAACGGCGACACAACCCTCGTCGGCCTCTCCGGCTCCGTCCGCGCCGACACCGTTTCCGGGAATCTGGAGGCCCAGGCGGTCACCGGCGACCTGCGCTTCAACTCCGTCTCCGGGGATCTCACGGTCGTGGAGGGCTCCGGCCCCTCCGTGCGGGCCGACTCGGTCAGCGGCTCGATGATCGTCGACCTCGACCCCGAGGGTCCCACCGACGTCCGGCTGACCAGCGTCTCGGGTGAGATCGCCATCCGGCTCCCCCAGCCCGCGGACGCGGAGGTGGAGGCCAACACCGCGAGCGGGACGATCTCCAACGCCTTCGAGGGCCTGCGCGTGCGCGGCCAGTGGGGCGCCCACAAGGTCACGGGCCGCCTCGGCGCCGGCACCGGCAAGCTCCGCGCGACCACCGTCTCCGGTTCCATCGCCCTGCTGGGCCGCCCGCCCCGGGAGGACGAGGAGGAGCCATGGGAGACCGATCCCTTCGTGAAGGACGGGGACACGGGCGCGGGATCGGCCGACACCACCGACCCGGTGGACGGCGGACACGGCACCCCGGGGGACAATTCCCTCTCCGGCCAGGCCGAGGCCCCCGCCCCGGCGGACGACCCCACGGACGCCCGCGCGAACGACCCGACCCGCGGCCCGGCCGACGGCACGACCGACAAGAAGGTGCTCTGA
- a CDS encoding PadR family transcriptional regulator yields MPPVFAHGRLRLYLLKLLDEAPRHGYEVIRLLEERFQGLYAPSAGTVYPRLAKLEAEGLVTHTTEGGRKVYSITDAGRAELADRSGELADLELEIRESVAELAAEIRADVRGAAGDLRREMRAAATEARRGSGSAGKGAGTESEGPFGDFTEYADNESWRVAKEEMRRVKQEWKEQARRAKDESRRAREEAQRARRQAKEAQDRAREQAQEEVQRIARRVQEQVQDHFARGDWPTGVREGLTELAKEFGEFGKDYGKEFGKDFGFGRGGARSEKADGTPPGPQYSHTPEDFPAEYEPSWAHEDPTGDPARDLDRLLDRFRDDIRDAARDHGITTDQFHDARRHLSTAAARIGALLRAPKA; encoded by the coding sequence ATGCCTCCCGTCTTCGCCCACGGCCGCCTCCGCCTCTACCTGCTGAAGCTGCTGGACGAGGCCCCGCGTCACGGCTACGAGGTGATCCGTCTCCTGGAGGAGCGCTTCCAGGGCCTGTACGCCCCCTCGGCGGGCACCGTCTACCCCCGGCTCGCGAAGCTGGAGGCGGAGGGCCTGGTCACCCACACCACCGAGGGCGGCCGCAAGGTGTACTCCATCACGGACGCGGGCCGCGCCGAGCTGGCCGACCGCAGCGGTGAACTGGCCGACCTTGAGCTGGAGATCCGCGAGTCGGTCGCCGAGCTCGCCGCCGAGATCCGGGCCGATGTGCGGGGCGCGGCGGGTGACCTGCGGCGCGAGATGCGGGCGGCCGCCACCGAGGCCCGCCGGGGATCCGGCAGCGCCGGCAAGGGCGCGGGCACCGAATCCGAGGGCCCTTTCGGGGACTTCACGGAGTACGCCGACAACGAGTCGTGGCGTGTCGCCAAGGAGGAGATGCGCCGCGTCAAGCAGGAGTGGAAGGAGCAGGCCCGGCGCGCCAAGGACGAGAGCCGCCGCGCCCGCGAGGAGGCCCAGCGGGCCCGCCGGCAGGCCAAGGAGGCCCAGGACCGGGCCCGGGAGCAGGCGCAGGAGGAGGTGCAGCGGATCGCCCGGCGCGTGCAGGAGCAGGTCCAGGACCACTTCGCGCGTGGCGACTGGCCGACCGGGGTGCGCGAGGGCCTGACCGAACTGGCCAAGGAGTTCGGCGAGTTCGGCAAGGACTACGGCAAGGAGTTCGGGAAGGACTTCGGCTTCGGCCGGGGCGGCGCGAGGTCCGAGAAGGCGGACGGAACCCCGCCCGGCCCCCAGTACTCCCACACCCCGGAGGACTTCCCCGCCGAGTACGAGCCCTCCTGGGCCCACGAGGACCCCACCGGGGACCCGGCCCGCGACCTGGACCGTCTGCTCGACCGTTTCCGGGACGACATCCGTGACGCGGCCCGCGACCACGGCATCACGACCGACCAGTTCCACGACGCCCGCCGCCACCTGTCAACGGCGGCGGCCCGCATAGGGGCACTGCTGCGTGCACCGAAGGCGTGA
- a CDS encoding Clp protease N-terminal domain-containing protein: MFERFTKDARAVVVGAVEHAEGVSAGAVDAGHLLLALLDREAGRASFALAALGLAERGDAVREALGEARRRAGLSQADAEALAGLGIDVSEIVARVEEVHGVGAMSGDRKSGGWRAGRRSFGRDAKEILEKALRIAVARRDRHIGDEHILLALTVRPGVPGEVLADHGVTYESVVRVLYGGGEAKAG, translated from the coding sequence ATGTTCGAGCGGTTCACGAAGGACGCCCGGGCCGTGGTCGTGGGCGCGGTCGAACATGCCGAGGGGGTGAGCGCGGGGGCCGTGGACGCCGGGCACCTGTTGCTCGCCCTGCTGGACCGGGAGGCCGGCCGGGCCTCCTTCGCCCTGGCCGCTCTCGGGCTTGCGGAGCGCGGGGATGCCGTACGGGAGGCGCTGGGTGAGGCGCGGCGGCGGGCCGGGCTGTCCCAGGCGGACGCCGAGGCGCTGGCCGGGCTCGGGATCGACGTCTCGGAGATCGTCGCGCGGGTGGAGGAGGTGCACGGGGTCGGAGCGATGTCCGGCGACCGGAAGAGCGGAGGGTGGCGGGCCGGGCGACGCTCTTTCGGGCGGGATGCCAAGGAGATCCTGGAGAAGGCACTGCGTATCGCCGTGGCCAGGCGGGACCGCCATATCGGCGACGAGCACATCCTGCTGGCCCTGACGGTCAGGCCGGGGGTGCCTGGAGAGGTGCTCGCCGATCACGGGGTGACCTACGAGTCGGTTGTGCGCGTCCTCTACGGCGGGGGAGAGGCGAAGGCCGGCTGA
- a CDS encoding HTH domain-containing protein, translating to MTEATDLAERAGDRDPRVGLRAVAALRRLLEQLESVQVRSARNQGWSWQEIAAELGVSRQAVHKKYGRH from the coding sequence ATGACCGAAGCAACGGATCTCGCCGAGCGCGCCGGTGACCGTGACCCCCGGGTAGGCCTACGTGCCGTCGCCGCGCTGCGCAGGCTGCTGGAGCAGCTGGAGTCGGTGCAGGTGCGCAGTGCGCGCAATCAGGGCTGGTCGTGGCAGGAGATCGCCGCGGAACTCGGAGTGAGCAGGCAGGCCGTGCACAAGAAGTACGGGAGGCATTGA
- a CDS encoding zinc-binding dehydrogenase, which produces MFAVYAARIDRDNPLSGLELGERPAPAARPGWSVVDVRAASLNHHDLWSLRGVGLAEDKLPMILGCDAAGVDEDGNEVVLHSVIGQSGHGVGPKEPRSILTERYQGTFAEQVAVPTWNVLPKPKELSFAEAACLPTAWLTAYRMLFTNAGVRPGDSVLVQGAGGGVATAAIVLGKAAGLRVFATSRDEAKRKRALELGAVEALESGARLPQRVDAVIETVGAATWSHSVKSLKPGGTLVISGATSGDRPSHAELTRIFFLELKVVGSTMGTKDELEDLLAFCAATGVRPVIDEVLPMDRAREGFERVASGEQFGKVVLTNG; this is translated from the coding sequence ATGTTCGCTGTCTACGCCGCCCGAATCGACCGCGACAACCCCCTCTCGGGACTGGAATTGGGGGAGCGCCCGGCCCCCGCAGCCCGTCCGGGTTGGAGCGTCGTCGATGTGAGGGCCGCTTCCCTGAATCACCATGACCTCTGGTCCCTGCGCGGCGTAGGCCTCGCAGAGGACAAGCTTCCGATGATCCTCGGCTGTGACGCCGCCGGTGTCGACGAGGACGGCAACGAAGTCGTCCTGCACTCCGTCATCGGGCAGAGCGGGCACGGGGTCGGTCCCAAGGAGCCGCGGTCCATCCTCACCGAGCGCTACCAGGGGACGTTCGCCGAGCAGGTGGCCGTGCCGACCTGGAACGTGCTGCCCAAGCCGAAGGAGCTCTCCTTCGCGGAGGCCGCCTGTCTGCCCACGGCCTGGCTGACCGCGTACCGGATGCTGTTCACGAACGCCGGGGTTCGGCCCGGTGACTCCGTGCTGGTGCAGGGGGCGGGCGGCGGTGTCGCCACGGCCGCGATCGTGCTCGGGAAGGCCGCGGGTCTGCGGGTCTTCGCCACCAGCCGGGACGAGGCCAAGCGGAAGCGGGCGCTGGAGCTCGGGGCCGTGGAGGCGTTGGAGTCGGGCGCGCGGCTGCCACAGCGGGTGGATGCCGTCATCGAGACGGTGGGTGCGGCCACGTGGTCGCACTCCGTGAAGTCGCTCAAGCCCGGCGGCACGCTGGTCATCTCCGGTGCCACGAGCGGTGACCGCCCCTCGCACGCCGAACTGACCCGGATCTTCTTCCTGGAGCTCAAGGTCGTGGGCTCGACCATGGGTACCAAGGACGAGCTGGAGGACCTGCTCGCGTTCTGCGCGGCCACAGGTGTGCGGCCCGTCATCGACGAGGTGCTGCCCATGGACCGTGCCCGTGAGGGCTTCGAACGGGTCGCGTCCGGTGAGCAGTTCGGGAAGGTCGTGCTCACGAACGGTTGA
- a CDS encoding NADP-dependent malic enzyme — translation MAAEIVNPRSDSDTGQDGGAEPLDSFDPAFALHRGGKMAVQATVPVRDKDDLSLAYTPGVAKVCSAIAEQPDLVHDYTWKSSVVAVVTDGTAVLGLGDIGPEASLPVMEGKAILFKQFGGVDAVPLALACTDVDEIIETVVRLAPSFGGVNLEDISAPRCFEIERRLQERLDIPVFHDDQHGTAVVTLAALRNAARLSGRSIGDLRAVISGAGAAGVAIAKMLVEAGIGDVLVADRKGVVSSDRDDLTPVKREVAGFTNKAGLSGSLEDALAGADVFIGVSGGTVAESAVASMAKGAFVFAMANPDPEVHPEVAHKYAAVVATGRSDFPNQINNVLAFPGIFAGALQVRASRITEGMKIAAAEALAAVVGDDLAADYVIPSPFDERVAPAVTAAVAAAARAEGVARR, via the coding sequence GTGGCAGCGGAGATCGTCAATCCTCGCAGCGACAGCGATACGGGACAGGACGGAGGGGCCGAGCCCCTCGATTCCTTCGACCCCGCGTTCGCGCTGCACCGCGGCGGCAAGATGGCTGTGCAGGCCACCGTGCCGGTCCGTGACAAGGACGACCTGTCCCTCGCGTACACGCCCGGCGTGGCGAAGGTGTGCAGCGCCATCGCCGAGCAGCCGGACCTCGTGCACGACTACACGTGGAAGTCGTCGGTCGTCGCCGTCGTGACGGACGGTACGGCCGTGCTGGGGCTCGGTGACATCGGGCCCGAGGCCTCCCTCCCGGTGATGGAGGGCAAGGCGATCCTCTTCAAGCAGTTCGGCGGAGTGGACGCGGTTCCGCTCGCGCTGGCCTGCACCGACGTCGACGAGATCATCGAGACCGTGGTCCGACTCGCGCCGTCCTTCGGCGGCGTGAACCTCGAGGACATCTCGGCTCCCCGGTGCTTCGAGATCGAGCGGCGGCTCCAGGAGCGGCTCGACATCCCCGTGTTCCACGACGACCAGCACGGGACCGCGGTCGTGACGCTGGCCGCCCTGCGGAACGCGGCGCGGCTGAGCGGGCGCTCGATCGGAGACCTGCGTGCCGTCATCTCGGGTGCGGGTGCCGCGGGTGTGGCCATCGCCAAGATGCTGGTCGAGGCGGGCATCGGGGATGTTCTGGTGGCCGACCGCAAGGGTGTCGTGTCGAGTGACCGGGACGACCTCACGCCCGTGAAGCGGGAAGTGGCCGGGTTCACCAACAAGGCGGGCCTGTCCGGGTCGCTGGAGGACGCGCTCGCGGGTGCGGACGTCTTCATCGGCGTGTCCGGCGGTACGGTCGCGGAGTCCGCGGTCGCCTCCATGGCGAAGGGGGCCTTCGTGTTCGCGATGGCCAACCCGGACCCCGAGGTGCACCCCGAGGTCGCGCACAAGTACGCGGCCGTGGTGGCCACCGGGCGGTCCGACTTCCCGAACCAGATCAACAATGTGCTGGCGTTTCCGGGGATCTTCGCGGGGGCGCTGCAGGTGCGTGCCTCGCGGATCACGGAGGGCATGAAGATCGCGGCGGCGGAGGCGCTGGCGGCGGTGGTCGGTGACGATCTCGCGGCCGACTATGTCATTCCGTCGCCGTTCGACGAGCGGGTGGCTCCTGCGGTCACGGCGGCGGTTGCTGCGGCGGCTCGGGCGGAGGGTGTTGCTCGTCGCTGA
- a CDS encoding ABC transporter substrate-binding protein, with amino-acid sequence MTASSTRRTTAARTRTAAVGAIAVAGALILTGCGDQTDSGGSSKESSSSSKAPLFDKLPAKIQKAGVIKVGTNAEYAPMEYQEGGKIVGVDPDIAAALGKQLGVEFQFTSGSFDGLISSLNSGRYDVAMSSITDTKARQEGLDDKGKKLGPGVDFVDYFTAGTAIYVQKGNPKKIGSIEDLCGQKVAVQHGTTYEQALQKQSTACTAAGKKKLDIESFDNDTEAQTRVKSGGAVAGVNDYPVAVDIARKADGGNAFEVVGEQVDAGPFGIAVNKENKELTSALEAAVNAIIQDGTYKKVLDKWGAQTGAVDKAAVNGGK; translated from the coding sequence ATGACCGCAAGCTCCACCCGTCGTACGACCGCCGCGCGCACCAGGACAGCCGCGGTAGGTGCGATCGCGGTCGCAGGCGCCCTGATTCTCACCGGTTGCGGTGACCAGACGGACAGCGGCGGCAGCAGCAAGGAGTCGTCGTCGTCCAGCAAGGCCCCGCTGTTCGACAAGCTGCCCGCGAAGATCCAGAAGGCGGGTGTCATCAAGGTCGGCACCAACGCCGAGTACGCCCCCATGGAGTACCAGGAGGGCGGCAAGATCGTCGGCGTCGACCCCGACATCGCCGCCGCGCTGGGCAAGCAGCTGGGCGTGGAGTTCCAGTTCACCTCGGGCTCCTTCGACGGCCTGATCAGCTCCCTGAACTCCGGGCGCTACGACGTCGCCATGTCCTCCATCACGGACACCAAGGCGCGCCAGGAGGGTCTGGACGACAAGGGCAAGAAGCTGGGCCCGGGTGTCGACTTCGTCGACTACTTCACGGCCGGCACCGCCATCTACGTCCAGAAGGGCAACCCGAAGAAGATCGGCTCGATCGAGGACCTCTGCGGCCAGAAGGTCGCCGTGCAGCACGGCACCACCTACGAGCAGGCCCTGCAGAAGCAGTCCACGGCGTGCACGGCGGCCGGCAAGAAGAAGCTCGACATCGAGTCGTTCGACAACGACACCGAGGCCCAGACCCGCGTGAAGTCGGGCGGCGCCGTCGCGGGCGTCAACGACTACCCGGTGGCCGTGGACATCGCCCGCAAGGCCGATGGCGGCAACGCCTTCGAGGTCGTCGGCGAGCAGGTCGACGCCGGTCCGTTCGGCATCGCCGTGAACAAGGAGAACAAGGAGCTCACGAGCGCCCTGGAGGCGGCCGTGAACGCCATCATCCAGGACGGCACGTACAAGAAGGTCCTGGACAAGTGGGGCGCCCAGACCGGCGCCGTCGACAAGGCCGCGGTCAACGGCGGCAAGTGA
- a CDS encoding amino acid ABC transporter permease has protein sequence MTEKIDKEPADTPPRASLAPETIKAIPVRHYGRYVSAVIVLALVALLVNAFATAEKIQWSAVGDKLFDSTVLAGAGRTLLISILAMIVGVVLGVLLAVMRLSKNPVTSWVAWAYIWFFRGTPVYVQLLLWFNLALIFPMLNLGPIYKDEMTDVMTPFMCALLGLGLNEAAYMAEICRAGLMAVDEGQTEAAHALGMSHGKTLRRIVIPQAMRVIVPPTGNEFINMLKTSSLVYAVTYNELLRATSTIGSTSYAVMEMLFVASIWYLVMTSVFSVFQYYLERRFARGSSRSLPPTPWQKIRVNLMAFSRERSV, from the coding sequence GTGACTGAGAAGATCGACAAGGAGCCGGCGGACACGCCACCGCGGGCCTCCCTCGCGCCGGAGACCATCAAGGCCATCCCGGTCCGCCACTACGGCCGCTACGTCAGCGCGGTCATCGTGCTGGCGCTGGTGGCCCTGCTGGTCAACGCGTTCGCCACCGCCGAGAAGATCCAGTGGAGCGCGGTCGGCGACAAGCTGTTCGACTCCACGGTCCTCGCCGGTGCCGGCCGCACCCTGCTCATCAGCATCCTGGCGATGATCGTGGGCGTGGTCCTCGGCGTCCTGCTGGCCGTGATGCGCCTCTCCAAGAACCCGGTGACGAGCTGGGTGGCCTGGGCCTACATCTGGTTCTTCCGCGGGACCCCGGTCTACGTCCAGCTCCTCCTCTGGTTCAACCTGGCGCTGATCTTCCCGATGCTGAATCTCGGTCCGATCTACAAGGACGAGATGACGGACGTGATGACCCCGTTCATGTGTGCCCTGCTGGGCCTCGGCCTCAACGAGGCCGCGTACATGGCGGAGATCTGCCGCGCCGGTCTGATGGCCGTCGACGAGGGCCAGACGGAGGCCGCGCACGCGCTCGGCATGAGCCACGGCAAGACCCTGCGCCGTATCGTGATCCCGCAGGCGATGCGGGTGATCGTGCCGCCGACCGGCAACGAGTTCATCAACATGCTGAAGACCTCGTCGCTGGTGTACGCGGTGACGTACAACGAACTGCTGCGCGCCACCTCGACCATCGGTTCGACCTCGTACGCCGTGATGGAGATGCTGTTCGTGGCGTCCATCTGGTACCTGGTCATGACCAGTGTGTTCAGCGTCTTCCAGTACTACCTGGAGCGCCGTTTCGCCCGCGGTTCGTCCCGGAGCCTGCCGCCGACGCCGTGGCAGAAGATCAGGGTCAACCTGATGGCCTTCAGTCGCGAGAGGAGCGTGTGA
- a CDS encoding amino acid ABC transporter ATP-binding protein, translated as MTAMVKAEAVHKSFGLVEVLKGIDLEVKTGEVFCLIGPSGSGKSTFLRCINHLEKVNAGRLYVDGELVGYREKGDKLYELKDSEVALQRRDIGMVFQRFNLFPHMTAVENVMEAPVQVKGTSRAQARERARELLEKVGLADKAGSYPAQLSGGQQQRVAIARALAMDPKLMLFDEPTSALDPELVGDVLDVMRDLAESGMTMVVVTHEMGFAREVGDSLVFMDGGVVVESGDPREVLTNPQHERTQAFLSKVL; from the coding sequence GTGACCGCCATGGTGAAGGCCGAGGCCGTCCACAAGTCCTTCGGCCTGGTGGAGGTCCTCAAGGGCATCGACCTGGAGGTGAAGACCGGCGAGGTCTTCTGCCTCATCGGCCCCTCGGGCTCCGGCAAGTCGACCTTCCTCAGGTGCATCAACCACCTGGAGAAGGTCAACGCCGGCCGGCTCTACGTCGACGGCGAGCTGGTCGGCTACCGCGAGAAGGGCGACAAGCTGTACGAGCTCAAGGACAGCGAGGTCGCCCTGCAGCGCCGGGACATCGGCATGGTGTTCCAGCGGTTCAACCTGTTCCCGCACATGACGGCCGTCGAGAACGTCATGGAGGCGCCGGTCCAGGTCAAGGGCACGAGCCGGGCCCAGGCCCGGGAGCGTGCGCGGGAGCTGCTGGAGAAGGTCGGCCTGGCCGACAAGGCGGGCAGCTACCCCGCTCAGCTCTCCGGCGGCCAGCAGCAGCGGGTGGCGATCGCCCGGGCGCTGGCGATGGACCCGAAGCTGATGCTCTTCGACGAGCCGACCTCGGCCCTCGACCCGGAGCTGGTGGGTGACGTCCTCGACGTCATGCGCGACCTCGCCGAGTCCGGCATGACGATGGTCGTCGTCACCCACGAGATGGGCTTCGCCCGCGAGGTCGGCGACAGCCTGGTCTTCATGGACGGCGGCGTGGTCGTCGAGTCCGGCGACCCCCGCGAGGTCCTGACGAACCCTCAGCACGAGCGCACCCAGGCGTTCCTGTCGAAGGTCCTCTAG
- a CDS encoding class I SAM-dependent methyltransferase: MTTGLGTDWQAWQESWDRQQEWYMPDREERFRVMLDMVEALVGPRPRVLDLACGTGSITARLLARFPEATSTGVDLDPALLAIAEGTFADDERVTLVTADLKDPHWPSKLPYDSYDAVLTATALHWLHSEPLAALYGRIAELVRDGGVFMNADHMIDETTPRINAAERAQRHTQMDQAKRDGALDWAAWWQVAAEDPVLAGPTARRFEIYGEHADGDMPSAAWHARVLRDKGFGEARPVWCSPSDTLLLALK; the protein is encoded by the coding sequence ATGACGACTGGTCTCGGAACCGACTGGCAGGCCTGGCAGGAGAGCTGGGACCGGCAGCAGGAGTGGTACATGCCGGACCGCGAGGAGCGGTTCCGGGTCATGCTGGACATGGTCGAAGCCCTCGTCGGGCCCCGGCCGCGCGTGCTCGACCTCGCGTGCGGCACAGGCAGTATCACGGCCAGGCTGCTCGCCCGGTTCCCCGAGGCCACGAGCACCGGGGTTGACCTCGACCCGGCGCTCCTCGCCATCGCCGAGGGCACCTTCGCGGACGACGAGCGGGTCACCCTCGTCACGGCCGACCTCAAGGACCCGCACTGGCCGTCGAAACTGCCGTACGACTCCTACGACGCCGTCCTGACCGCCACGGCCCTGCACTGGCTGCACAGCGAACCCCTCGCGGCCCTCTACGGCCGGATCGCGGAACTCGTCCGCGACGGCGGTGTCTTCATGAACGCCGACCACATGATCGACGAGACCACCCCCCGGATCAACGCGGCCGAACGCGCGCAGCGTCACACGCAGATGGACCAGGCCAAGCGGGACGGCGCCCTCGACTGGGCGGCATGGTGGCAGGTCGCCGCCGAGGACCCCGTCCTCGCCGGACCGACGGCGCGCCGCTTCGAGATCTACGGCGAGCACGCCGACGGGGACATGCCGTCCGCCGCGTGGCACGCACGCGTGCTGCGCGACAAGGGCTTCGGGGAGGCCCGGCCGGTGTGGTGCTCGCCGTCGGACACACTGCTGCTCGCGCTCAAGTAG
- a CDS encoding CGNR zinc finger domain-containing protein: MELAYYSDYAVRLVNSEDPARGKDTLTSVEAVRDLFGGNGTGARRATDADVTRFRSVRARLRSVFEAADNGDETLAVDLLNSLLLEFPVSPQISGHDFRDDDGRPLWHMHLANHPSNATAGYAAIAAMGLAFHLTEYGVDRLGLCEAAPCRNAYLDTSTNRSRRYCSDRCATRANVAAYRARKRLEADRSGRTGRTADSAQRTAASGER, translated from the coding sequence GTGGAACTGGCCTATTACTCGGACTACGCCGTACGTCTGGTCAACAGCGAGGACCCGGCCCGGGGCAAGGACACCCTGACCTCGGTGGAGGCCGTCCGCGACCTGTTCGGCGGCAACGGCACGGGCGCCCGCCGTGCCACCGACGCCGACGTCACCCGGTTCCGTTCGGTCCGGGCCCGGCTGCGGTCGGTCTTCGAGGCGGCGGACAACGGCGACGAGACGCTCGCGGTGGACCTGCTGAACTCGCTCCTGCTGGAGTTCCCGGTGAGCCCGCAGATCTCCGGGCACGACTTCCGCGACGACGACGGCCGCCCGCTGTGGCACATGCACCTGGCGAACCACCCGTCCAACGCCACCGCCGGGTACGCGGCGATCGCGGCGATGGGTCTGGCCTTCCACCTCACCGAGTACGGCGTGGACCGGCTCGGCCTGTGCGAGGCCGCGCCCTGTCGCAACGCCTACCTCGACACCTCGACGAACCGCTCCCGGCGCTACTGCTCCGACCGCTGCGCCACCCGCGCCAACGTGGCCGCCTACCGCGCCCGCAAGCGCCTGGAGGCCGACCGGTCAGGCAGGACGGGCCGTACGGCGGACAGCGCCCAGCGCACGGCGGCCAGCGGCGAGCGCTGA
- the sodX gene encoding nickel-type superoxide dismutase maturation protease, with product MPELSQETERGRPLLPFVGVAEVTGPSMVPTLRHGDQLVVHWGARVVPGDIVVLRHPFQQDLLVVKRAVERREGGWWVLGDNAFAGGDSTDYGVVPEELVLGKARLRYRPFGPAQRSPLAAVRWALSAVRPVLPDRSASRRLRAR from the coding sequence ATGCCGGAGCTGTCGCAGGAGACCGAGCGGGGGAGGCCGCTGCTGCCCTTCGTGGGGGTGGCCGAGGTGACCGGGCCGTCGATGGTGCCCACGCTCCGGCACGGGGACCAACTGGTCGTGCACTGGGGGGCCAGGGTCGTCCCCGGTGACATCGTGGTCCTGCGGCATCCCTTCCAGCAGGACCTGCTCGTCGTCAAACGGGCCGTGGAGCGGCGCGAGGGCGGCTGGTGGGTGCTCGGCGACAACGCGTTCGCGGGCGGCGACAGCACGGACTACGGCGTCGTACCGGAGGAGCTGGTGCTGGGCAAGGCCCGGCTCAGGTACCGGCCGTTCGGGCCCGCTCAGCGCTCGCCGCTGGCCGCCGTGCGCTGGGCGCTGTCCGCCGTACGGCCCGTCCTGCCTGACCGGTCGGCCTCCAGGCGCTTGCGGGCGCGGTAG
- the sodN gene encoding superoxide dismutase, Ni: protein MLSRLFAPKVKVSAHCDLPCGVYDPAQARIEAESVKAVQEKMAANDDPHFQARATVIKEQRAELAKHHVSVLWSDYFKPPHFEKYPELHQLVNDALKALSAAKASTDPATGQKALDYIAQIDKIFWETKNA, encoded by the coding sequence ATGCTTTCCCGCCTGTTTGCCCCCAAGGTCAAGGTCAGCGCACACTGCGACCTGCCCTGCGGTGTGTACGACCCGGCCCAGGCCCGCATCGAGGCGGAGTCGGTGAAGGCCGTGCAGGAGAAGATGGCCGCCAACGACGACCCGCACTTCCAGGCGCGTGCCACGGTCATCAAGGAGCAGCGCGCCGAGCTCGCGAAGCACCACGTTTCCGTGCTCTGGAGCGACTACTTCAAGCCCCCGCACTTCGAGAAGTACCCGGAGCTGCACCAGCTGGTCAACGACGCCCTCAAGGCCCTCTCGGCCGCCAAGGCGTCGACCGACCCGGCCACCGGTCAGAAGGCTCTGGACTACATCGCCCAGATCGACAAGATCTTCTGGGAGACCAAGAATGCCTAG